Proteins from a single region of Campylobacter sp. RM16704:
- a CDS encoding tetraacyldisaccharide 4'-kinase encodes MTWLDKYFFKPNFYQKILAVLLLPFSFLYMLIAILNTKFKKELDFNLPIISIGNLTLGGNGKTPICKAIAAEFENCFIILRGYKRQSKGLIVVKYKDEILCDIKKSGDEAMEYALTKHISGVIVSEDRVKGIQKAIELGAKIILLDDAFSKFHIKKLNILLQSKDEPFFNFTLPSGAYRLPKSFAKRADFIAKENEDFMRYSHVKENQKAILISSIAKPFRLYEHFIKARACYFFADHYTFQKEELEKLLKKHNCDTLMLTFKDYVKVKEFGFKTELIHLDIVLKDSFKQVLQNYIHQFNKKEKNVTTLNPR; translated from the coding sequence ATGACTTGGCTTGATAAATATTTCTTTAAACCTAATTTTTATCAAAAAATTCTAGCAGTTTTACTTTTACCTTTTAGCTTTTTATATATGCTTATAGCAATTTTAAATACCAAATTTAAAAAAGAGCTTGATTTTAATCTACCCATTATAAGCATAGGCAATCTAACCCTAGGGGGCAATGGAAAAACTCCTATTTGCAAAGCCATAGCAGCTGAATTTGAAAATTGTTTTATCATCTTAAGAGGCTATAAAAGACAAAGTAAAGGTTTGATAGTAGTTAAATATAAAGATGAAATTTTATGCGATATTAAAAAAAGTGGTGATGAAGCTATGGAATATGCGCTAACAAAGCATATTAGCGGGGTGATAGTGAGCGAAGATAGAGTTAAAGGCATACAAAAAGCCATCGAACTTGGAGCAAAGATTATACTTTTAGATGATGCTTTTTCTAAATTTCACATTAAAAAACTTAATATTTTATTACAAAGTAAAGATGAGCCGTTTTTTAATTTTACTTTACCTAGCGGAGCTTATCGTTTGCCAAAATCTTTTGCTAAAAGGGCTGATTTTATAGCTAAAGAAAATGAAGATTTTATGCGTTATTCCCATGTGAAAGAAAATCAAAAAGCTATTTTGATTAGCTCTATTGCAAAGCCTTTTAGATTATATGAGCATTTTATCAAAGCTAGGGCTTGTTATTTTTTTGCCGATCATTACACTTTTCAAAAAGAAGAATTAGAAAAACTTTTAAAAAAGCATAACTGCGATACCTTAATGCTAACCTTTAAAGACTATGTAAAGGTAAAAGAATTTGGTTTTAAAACAGAATTAATTCATCTTGATATAGTTTTAAAAGATAGTTTTAAACAAGTTTTGCAAAATTATATTCATCAATTTAACAAAAAGGAAAAAAATGTTACTACACTCAACCCAAGATAA
- the thrC gene encoding threonine synthase — MLLHSTQDKNHQVSFSKALLSPSAPNNALYAPLNLPKLNNDALKNLNYKELALKIIAAFEFDLDLEVFEKALKTYEGFDDKTCPINLKKINDKLYINELFHGPTRAFKDMALQPFGVLLEHLKKDDDFLIMCATSGDTGPATLKSFENKKGIKVVCIYPNEGTSKTQALQMTHSNANNLKSIAIEGNFDDAQNALKILLNDEEFKNTLKEEKLSLSAANSVNFGRILFQIIYHYYASLKIDKTIDIIIPSGNFGDALGAYYAKKMGANIGKIKIASNSNNILSEFFNTGKYDLRNKNLQKTISPAMDILISSNIERLLFDKFKDERTKELMQALKNEKYYELSQKELELLQEDFEADFCNDDLCMQYIKQYSYLGLLDPHTCTCFKMLDPNTTTLITSTAQWSKFTPSMYQAIYNKECQNEQACMQELAKEFNQEIHPNIANLFTSKQKQNQVCKLENLKQTIIEWIKQ, encoded by the coding sequence ATGTTACTACACTCAACCCAAGATAAAAACCACCAAGTCAGTTTTTCAAAAGCATTGCTTAGTCCTAGTGCACCTAATAATGCCCTATATGCACCACTTAATCTACCAAAGCTTAATAATGATGCTTTAAAAAATTTAAATTACAAAGAATTAGCATTAAAAATCATCGCTGCATTTGAATTTGATTTAGATCTTGAAGTTTTTGAAAAAGCACTAAAGACTTATGAGGGTTTTGATGATAAAACCTGCCCTATTAATTTAAAAAAAATCAATGATAAGCTTTATATTAATGAATTATTTCATGGACCAACAAGAGCTTTTAAGGATATGGCTTTGCAACCTTTTGGTGTACTTTTAGAACATCTAAAAAAAGATGATGATTTTTTAATCATGTGTGCTACAAGTGGCGATACAGGACCTGCTACACTAAAAAGCTTTGAAAATAAAAAAGGTATAAAAGTAGTTTGCATTTACCCAAATGAAGGCACAAGCAAAACTCAAGCTTTGCAAATGACACACTCAAATGCAAATAATTTAAAATCCATAGCTATTGAAGGTAATTTTGATGATGCACAAAATGCTCTAAAAATACTTTTAAATGATGAGGAATTTAAAAATACTTTAAAAGAAGAAAAGCTTAGCTTAAGTGCTGCAAATTCAGTCAATTTTGGAAGAATACTTTTTCAAATCATCTATCATTACTACGCTAGTTTGAAAATCGATAAAACAATTGATATCATCATTCCAAGTGGAAATTTTGGCGATGCTTTAGGGGCTTATTATGCTAAAAAAATGGGAGCAAATATAGGTAAAATTAAAATTGCTTCTAATTCTAATAATATCTTAAGTGAGTTTTTTAATACAGGTAAATATGATTTAAGAAATAAAAACTTACAAAAAACTATTTCTCCAGCTATGGATATACTTATATCATCAAACATAGAAAGATTGCTTTTTGATAAATTTAAAGATGAACGCACCAAAGAGCTAATGCAAGCTTTAAAAAATGAAAAATATTATGAGCTTAGCCAAAAAGAACTAGAACTTTTACAAGAAGACTTTGAAGCTGATTTTTGCAACGATGATTTATGTATGCAATATATCAAACAATACAGCTATTTAGGACTTTTAGATCCTCACACTTGCACTTGTTTTAAAATGCTTGATCCTAACACCACCACACTCATCACTTCCACAGCACAATGGAGTAAATTTACCCCGAGTATGTATCAAGCAATTTATAACAAAGAATGCCAAAATGAACAAGCTTGTATGCAAGAACTTGCAAAAGAATTTAACCAAGAAATTCATCCAAATATCGCAAATTTATTTACAAGCAAACAAAAGCAAAATCAAGTTTGCAAACTTGAAAATTTAAAACAAACTATTATAGAATGGATAAAACAATGA
- the kdsB gene encoding 3-deoxy-manno-octulosonate cytidylyltransferase, giving the protein MIIIPARLKSSRFENKILCEIDNLPMFIYTAKKMQEVDEVYVALDDEEVLKIAQKHNIKAVLTSKNHESGTDRINEACQILKLNENELIINVQADEPFIEIQNIKKFKEFSQEAFKDEFCFMSSCYKEVDAKTCEDPNLVKVVIDSNDFALYFSRSKIPYERANYKQNFKAHLGIYAYKVKNLQEFCTLKNSALEECEKLEQLRALENGKKIKMLKIQSQSIGIDTKEDYERALAKFGIF; this is encoded by the coding sequence ATGATAATCATACCTGCAAGATTAAAATCAAGTCGTTTTGAAAATAAAATTTTATGTGAAATTGACAATCTACCAATGTTTATTTATACAGCTAAAAAAATGCAAGAAGTTGATGAAGTGTATGTGGCACTTGATGATGAAGAGGTTTTAAAAATAGCACAAAAACATAATATAAAAGCAGTTTTAACAAGCAAAAATCATGAAAGTGGTACAGATAGAATCAACGAAGCTTGTCAAATTTTAAAGCTAAATGAAAATGAGCTAATCATTAATGTTCAAGCTGATGAACCTTTTATAGAAATACAAAATATCAAAAAATTTAAAGAATTTAGCCAAGAAGCTTTTAAAGATGAGTTTTGTTTTATGAGTAGCTGCTATAAAGAAGTAGATGCAAAAACTTGCGAAGATCCTAATTTAGTTAAAGTGGTTATCGATAGTAATGATTTTGCTTTATACTTTTCAAGATCTAAAATTCCTTATGAAAGAGCAAATTATAAACAAAATTTCAAAGCTCACCTTGGAATTTATGCATATAAGGTTAAAAATTTACAAGAATTTTGCACTTTGAAAAACTCAGCCCTTGAAGAGTGTGAAAAATTAGAACAATTAAGAGCTTTAGAAAATGGCAAAAAAATTAAAATGCTAAAAATACAAAGTCAAAGCATAGGTATAGATACAAAAGAAGATTATGAAAGGGCTTTAGCTAAATTTGGAATATTTTAA
- the aac(6') gene encoding aminoglycoside 6'-N-acetyltransferase, with translation MEYFKIYQADINDLEDVLILASLLFNKPIVKLKHEFENILKDQKYAVFLLKTQQLCIGLAYISIRYDYVEGSSSTPVGYLEGIYIRENFRRKYYAKKLLAYCEQWILNQQISEFASDCELQNINSFNFHIQCGFKEANKIICFIKKLN, from the coding sequence TTGGAATATTTTAAAATTTACCAAGCAGATATTAATGATTTAGAAGATGTATTAATATTAGCAAGTTTATTATTTAATAAACCCATTGTAAAATTGAAGCACGAATTTGAAAATATATTAAAAGATCAAAAATATGCTGTATTCTTACTTAAAACACAACAATTGTGCATAGGTTTAGCTTATATTAGTATAAGATATGATTATGTAGAAGGTAGTTCTAGTACCCCAGTAGGATATCTAGAAGGAATTTACATTAGAGAAAATTTTAGAAGAAAATATTATGCTAAAAAGCTACTAGCATATTGCGAGCAATGGATTTTAAACCAACAAATTAGTGAATTTGCTAGTGATTGTGAATTACAAAACATTAATAGTTTTAATTTTCATATTCAATGTGGCTTCAAAGAAGCTAATAAAATTATTTGTTTTATAAAAAAACTAAATTAA
- a CDS encoding transporter substrate-binding domain-containing protein — protein MKKIILLFILAFFLNAKDLIVGMELAYPPFEMSDTRGSPSGISVDFLQAFAKEKNYDLTIQNIAWDGLIPALRTQKIDLIMSSMSISEQRKKVIDFTIPYAKANLAILSAKKSNINSIEDLNQKGKIIALKRGSSAHLYAQKNLKNAKILVFDKENAAILEVIQAKADAFIYDQMSIYKAWKKHPEQTKAIFTPFEKTPEQWAIALNKDNTKLKEELNEFILKSKENGFFDKLSQKYLKDMQEVFKEQKLEFFF, from the coding sequence ATGAAAAAAATTATTTTATTGTTTATCTTAGCCTTTTTTCTTAACGCTAAAGATTTAATAGTAGGAATGGAACTAGCTTATCCTCCTTTTGAAATGAGTGATACTAGAGGTAGTCCAAGTGGAATTAGCGTAGATTTTTTACAAGCCTTTGCCAAAGAAAAAAACTATGATTTAACAATTCAAAACATAGCTTGGGATGGACTTATACCTGCTTTAAGAACTCAAAAAATAGATCTAATCATGTCTTCTATGAGTATTAGCGAACAAAGAAAAAAAGTAATAGATTTCACTATACCTTATGCTAAGGCAAATTTAGCAATACTAAGTGCTAAAAAATCGAATATCAACTCCATAGAAGATTTAAATCAAAAAGGAAAAATTATTGCCTTAAAAAGAGGATCAAGTGCGCATTTATATGCTCAAAAAAACCTTAAAAATGCAAAAATCTTAGTATTTGATAAAGAAAATGCAGCTATTTTAGAAGTTATACAAGCAAAGGCTGATGCTTTTATTTATGATCAAATGAGTATTTATAAAGCATGGAAAAAACATCCTGAGCAAACAAAAGCTATTTTTACTCCTTTTGAAAAAACACCTGAGCAATGGGCTATAGCTTTGAATAAAGACAATACCAAATTAAAAGAAGAACTCAATGAGTTTATTTTAAAATCTAAAGAAAATGGCTTTTTTGATAAACTAAGTCAAAAATATCTCAAAGATATGCAAGAAGTCTTCAAAGAACAAAAGCTTGAGTTTTTCTTTTAA
- a CDS encoding amino acid ABC transporter permease, protein MNLFVVYNKFSEHKKISLKIFIINALLLVFLLFLFFYLSFLSASYNFDFKAIFEYKDKMIQGFFTSFFISILSLIVGVVFALILCYMSLCKIVLFNMFARVFIELIRGTPLLVQILLIYYIFADNLGLDNRYICGVLILALFASAYICEIFRAGILSVDKMQYESAKALGLSEFEIYKSVIFPQALKNVLAPLSGQLSNLIKDSSLLSVIAISELTQNAQEINAFTFSTLEIYIPLALCYLVLTLPISMFSRKLEKSFS, encoded by the coding sequence TTGAATCTTTTTGTAGTATATAATAAATTTAGTGAGCATAAAAAAATTAGTTTAAAAATATTTATAATCAATGCACTTTTGTTAGTATTTTTATTATTTTTATTTTTTTATTTGTCTTTTTTAAGTGCTAGTTATAATTTTGATTTTAAAGCTATTTTTGAATATAAAGATAAAATGATACAAGGCTTTTTTACAAGTTTTTTTATTAGCATTTTGTCTTTAATTGTAGGGGTAGTTTTTGCTTTGATTTTGTGCTATATGAGTCTTTGTAAAATTGTGCTTTTTAATATGTTTGCAAGGGTTTTTATAGAGCTTATTAGAGGTACACCTTTGCTTGTACAAATTTTATTGATTTATTATATTTTTGCTGATAATTTAGGTTTAGATAATCGTTATATTTGCGGAGTTTTGATTTTAGCTTTATTTGCTAGTGCTTATATTTGTGAGATATTTAGAGCAGGAATTTTAAGTGTTGATAAAATGCAATATGAAAGTGCTAAAGCTTTGGGTTTGAGTGAGTTTGAAATTTATAAAAGTGTGATTTTTCCTCAAGCTTTGAAAAATGTTTTAGCACCTTTAAGTGGACAACTTAGTAATTTAATCAAAGATAGCTCTCTTTTGAGTGTTATAGCTATTTCAGAATTAACGCAAAATGCTCAAGAAATCAATGCATTTACTTTTTCAACCTTAGAAATTTACATTCCTTTAGCTCTTTGTTATTTAGTTTTAACTCTGCCTATTTCTATGTTTTCAAGAAAGCTTGAAAAGAGTTTTTCTTAA
- the ppk2 gene encoding polyphosphate kinase 2 → MDKDKFTLIKVKKSTLEYESELKRLQIELLKFQNHVKDKGLKVLILIEGRDAAGKGGAIKRLIEHLNPRGCRVVALEKPSDVEKTQWYFQRYVTHLPAAGEIVIFDRSWYNRAGVEPVMGFCTPSEHKKFLREVASFEEMLIDSEILFFKFYFSVSKQEQKKRFEQRRKDPLKQYKLSAVDEKSQELWDKYTLAKYSMLLASNTPKCPWVVINSDDKKKARINLFKYLLSVLEYPNKIKNKYFKYNKKLMCSGEEEIRKMELSLNDEKIKKIDKN, encoded by the coding sequence ATGGACAAGGACAAATTTACTCTTATTAAGGTTAAAAAATCAACACTTGAATATGAAAGTGAGCTTAAAAGACTACAAATTGAGCTTTTAAAATTTCAAAATCATGTTAAAGACAAGGGTTTAAAGGTTTTGATTTTAATCGAAGGGCGTGATGCAGCAGGAAAAGGTGGTGCTATTAAAAGATTAATTGAACATTTAAACCCTAGAGGTTGTCGTGTAGTAGCACTTGAAAAACCAAGTGATGTAGAAAAAACTCAATGGTATTTTCAGCGTTATGTGACGCATTTGCCTGCAGCTGGAGAAATAGTTATTTTTGATAGATCTTGGTATAATAGAGCAGGGGTAGAACCTGTTATGGGTTTTTGCACCCCAAGTGAGCATAAAAAATTTTTACGTGAAGTAGCATCTTTTGAAGAAATGTTAATTGATAGTGAAATTTTATTTTTTAAATTTTATTTTTCAGTTTCTAAACAAGAACAAAAAAAGCGTTTTGAACAAAGAAGAAAAGATCCACTAAAACAATACAAACTTTCTGCTGTTGATGAAAAATCACAAGAATTATGGGATAAATACACTTTAGCAAAATACTCTATGCTTTTAGCTTCTAATACACCAAAATGCCCTTGGGTAGTTATTAATTCAGACGATAAAAAGAAAGCAAGGATAAATTTATTTAAGTATTTACTTAGTGTCTTAGAGTATCCAAATAAAATTAAAAACAAATATTTCAAATATAATAAAAAATTAATGTGTAGTGGTGAAGAAGAAATTCGCAAAATGGAGCTTAGTTTAAATGATGAAAAAATTAAAAAAATTGATAAAAATTAA